GAGAAGTTTTGCCCAGCCTCAAGACTTTAATTCTCCACCCGGACGCAGAGGTCCGCTCGGTTATCCGGCAGAGCCTGCGCGGTGTGAAAGTTGTGCGTGTTCTCGGTGAAACGGTACTCGCTGACGAAGCTCTCGAGCTGCATAAAGAAGTTGGTTACGGTATTATTTTTGTTGCCCTTGATTTTCCTGAAGGGATCAGCGGAATAGAACTGGCGCAGGCTATGGGGGCCAGCAAGAATAAACCGGGCCTTATTTTTATAGCTGAAGATGAGACCAAAGCTTATCAGGCTTTTGAGCTTGGAGCTGTTGATTATCTCATCTGGCCGCCTGATGAAGAAAGAATGGCTAAGACTGTCGAGCGTATTTCCAGATTTAAAAGTCATTTCCGCGAGGTTCCTGAACCTTCGGACTGGAAAGAGTCCGGTTCCGGCGTTGAAACAGGCGAAGAAACTTTACAGCTCCCTCTTGAAGAGGAAGAGCAGGACCGATTCCTGGCCGCTCTAAAGCATGCATGGGATTATTCTCAGACCCGTCAGCCGGAAATTGAAAAGCTTCCCGTTAATCAGGACGGGCGCATGATTCTTATCCCGTATACTCAGATAATCTTTGTAGAAGCTTACGAAGATTATTCCTATGTACATACCGCAACTCAAAAATTTCTGACTTCACACAGGCTTAAGACACTTGAAGAGCGTCTTGAGCCTCACCGTTTTTTTAGAGTTCATCGCAAATATCTGGTAAATCTTGAGATGGTGACGGAAATAGCTTCTCTTCCCGGTAGCAATTTTATGTTGCGTACGGCAGGGCGTACTCGTATCGAGCTGCCCATCAGTAGAAGACGAATCGGTAAGCTGAAACAAATATTGGGGATGTAGTGATGCCGTTCATCGAATTTCCTCCGCCGTTTGTCGAATATGATATGCAAAGATCTACCGGTATGTGTATTAATGAAGCTGGAAGAATGACTGTCGTTTTTAAAAAGATATTTTCAATTGAGGTTTGCTTGGGCGCATCAACAAAGGGAGTGTGGTATGAGTCATCCTGAAGTTCTGGATAGCCTCCTGCACGAAGAGCGGGTTTTCAGACCCTTGCCGCAGATGATAATCGAGGCCGGTATAAATCCACAGGATTTACGGGCTGCTCGTGATCGTGCGGATTCTGACCTGTGTGCCTTTTGGGAAGAAGCTGCCGAAGAACTGGACTGGTTCACTAAGTGGGATCAGGTGCTCGACGACTCAAAAGCACCTGATTATAAATGGTTCACAGGGGCCAGATGTAACATCGTTTACAATGCGCTTGATCGTCATATCGAGACCGTTAATAAAAACCGCCTTGCCCTTATATGGGAAGGTGAGCCGGGCGATTCCCGCCAGTTTACATATTATGAACTCTACCGCGCGGTAAACAGATTCGCCAACGGGTTGCGTGCACTTGGCGTAAGTAAAGGGGACCGAGTTGTTCTCTATATGCCTCAGCTCCCTGAAACAGTTATTTCAATGCTTGCCTGTGCTAGAATCGGAGCGGTGCATTCACTTGTTTTTTCCGGCTTTTCCGCAAAACATCTTCGTGAGCGGATTAGAGAAATTCAGCCACGCGTTGTGGTCACTGTTG
This DNA window, taken from Maridesulfovibrio ferrireducens, encodes the following:
- a CDS encoding LytTR family DNA-binding domain-containing protein, whose product is MPSLKTLILHPDAEVRSVIRQSLRGVKVVRVLGETVLADEALELHKEVGYGIIFVALDFPEGISGIELAQAMGASKNKPGLIFIAEDETKAYQAFELGAVDYLIWPPDEERMAKTVERISRFKSHFREVPEPSDWKESGSGVETGEETLQLPLEEEEQDRFLAALKHAWDYSQTRQPEIEKLPVNQDGRMILIPYTQIIFVEAYEDYSYVHTATQKFLTSHRLKTLEERLEPHRFFRVHRKYLVNLEMVTEIASLPGSNFMLRTAGRTRIELPISRRRIGKLKQILGM